The genomic region ATTTGTTACAGCCAAAGCTCAGCATGTGACTTCTCCAAACAAAGCACTAGGAAGCAGtttttggctttggttttgctCTGAAGAATGCTTTCCAAAAGGTAAGGAAACTGGGAGCCATTCTCAGGCTTTTCAGCAATCCATTACTGCCGTACATGCAATCAAGCTGTTGGCAAGTACCTCACCTCCTTACAAATCATAAATTAAGAGGAACTGCCCAATTTATATTCAGTGTTGAGCTAGAAGAATTCAGCTGGGAATGCCCTAAAAGGAGCTTTTCATGTGGAAAAGGGTTAAAGGGCTGCCAGTTTCCAACAAtttgctgattaaaaaaatgcaatttgcTGAATTAAAAAATGTTCCATTTTTCTTAATCATCCCTAACATGAATTTTGAACAGGCATTATAATGACAAAACCATTATAGATTTTGGCAATATCTATAATATATCTATAAAATTTTGCTTCTCCTCTACAGTTATGAGTGGTGCCACCAGGAACGGTGCAAGAAAAGTAAACTGGTAACCCTTAGAGATTTGAAATAACCCAAGTGTGGAACTGGTGACACCAAAGACTGAACCAGTAACCCGTGGCCACCAGTTTTGACCCAGCCTGGGACAATTaggaagggaaaggagcctTGAGTGAGCAGCTGCCTAGGGAGGACAGGGCACCCACCTGGACGatgctgctcagggctctgtccccgtGGTTGGCTGCCAGGCACAGGTAGGTGCCGCACATCCCCTCCGAGGGCCTGACGAtggtgggcagcaggaaggacCGCGGCCGCTTCCCAGGCCGAGGGAGGTTTTGCTGCAGTTGAGAAAAGTTGCACCAAAAAATGTCAACAAGCCAACTCTCCCACAGAAAGAACATGGAGCTCATCACCCTCATCAAAGAAGTGGGTTTTACAATGCGTAAGGCAGCCCTGGAAGCCACCAGTGCAGGTCTGCATTTGTTTCTTCCCAAGACCTGAAGACGTTTTTCCTGCTACTTGTTACTTTTTAACCTGAGGAGCAAATTTTCATGAAGAAGCTGCTTAATACAAGTCCACATTGTTACTTAAAGTGCatctgggctgcagggaaagtaGGTAACAGTGTTGTTTGATAATTCTGCATTGTAAGAATACCTGATGGACATGGAGCCCTCTGTTTTCTCACTTTCAGTGGCTCATATAATGAAAAATAGCAACTTTCTACAGGCTGTTGTCTCTGTTATTAATAAGGCATTAAATAGCTCCCCTGTTGTGAAGATGAgaataaaactggaaaaagaaaggtaAATAAAGAATTTGTCATGTCATTCATTACCGGCCTGGGAATGGAGTGGTTCATTGTGTTATTTTGCCAGGAGAAGTCCAACATCTGGCTGTTCAAGAGGATTCCAGAGGGTGTTACTATTCCACTGCCAAAGGGACGATTCAAAGAACTGaaaagaaacacaggaaaattcaTAAAAATCATCCCAGAGATTTTTGTACACCTCGAGGCTTTCAGGGCTCCAATTTTCTGTCCCACCTTGTCTTGACAGGGATTCTTTGATGGCTCTCTAGGGCTGGTGAGACTGAGGAGAGACCAATGCACTTAGGAGCAGGACACAGGTATGCCACAGCAGTCTGTCCCTCCCCATGTTTGAGGATTCCCCTTGCTGAGATGGATCTGCCTCCATCAGTCCTACATTTGCCACCACCTCTCCCCAGCGAGCAGATCCAGGCCACTGCAGCCATGTTCCATTGTCAGAGGGCTCTAAGgctgcagagggcagagcagcaccagcccacACATCTCACCCCACTCTCCcattcctctgctgcaggactgaCTGGGACGGAGCAGCCTGGCTGATCCAGGTCTGGTCCCACCCTGTCCTGCTGAACCTactccctcctccctgctcccagcccgaGCTACAGAGGAGGGAAGAGGCAATCCTTTACCTCACCACGGCGACGATGAAGTCATCGGGGCCCATGACCAGgacctggctggcagcagccccgcTCTCTAGGGGGGAGGGAGGCATGGACAGGAAGGACTGGGAGTCATTGATCAGCTGGCGCAGGGAATTGGCTTCTGATTTACTtcagcaaggagggagggagagaggaaagcaaGCTGTGAGCctggggagctggaggtgtCCTGGTGTCTCACACAGCTAGGGCCAGGGTCCCCAAGGGGCTGCACGAGGACAGGGGGCTGTTCTGGTTCACCCTGAGGAAGGAAGGGGTGACAAGGTGGCTCAGTCTGCACAGAAGAGGCACTCAGTCTGCCATGAGCCTCCAAAGCCTCTGTCTACCCCTGTTTGCCCTCACCAGGAGTAAACCCCTCCTCAATGGCCAAGGTGACAACCCCAGCTAATGCCAGTCTTCAAAAGGAGGACAAGTCAGGTCCAGCCCAAACACCACCCatggctcagcctggctctgaggTGGGAAGCTGGGCTCAAACCCCAGGCTGGCCTCTCCTGCACAGCAAGGCCCCGAGCCCCAcggaggggcagggagaggcagaagTGGCACGTGTGGCCATGTCTACAGGGATGGCTGTTTGTCTGACCCACTCAAAGGGAATGCTTAGAGTTGGGCCAAAGTGGGAAGAACCCTCAAGCTCAAGCTGGCTCCAGGAAACCTGTGAGTGAGGACATCCTGTGACCCATCCCCAGAACCCCGTGCCTGTGGTCAGCTGTGATCTTCTAAAAGAATGAGCCCTGGGAGGACTCTCAGGGTCTGACCTTTCCTTCATaaaacagatgaagaaaaagctcagggcacagcacacCCAGTAATGACATCCAACTCACACATCCTGCAACTTCACCTGCCTGTCCTCCTCAGACATACCTCACCATGCCTTCTGCTGTGTGAGTGACAGACACGTCACCAGATGGGTCTCCCAGGTTGCTCGCCAGACTCAGGGCTATTTTTAGTGtctaaagaaagaaaggaggaggggagggagagggagagggagagggagagggagaggggaaaggaaaaacatttatgTGGCCCTGGAAATACAACTTCTAATACTCCAAACTAGAAGAGGTATCTGGTGTCCTGGTGTGTTGGCTAAAGCTTATGGAGAAAAATTACCAGAAGTCTGGGTTCTGGGAATACATCAGTGCAAAGGGCTGCCACATGTAGGTATGGGAACCGAGGAACCTCAGTCCAGCATGGTAAACTGCTGGAGGAGCCAAGTCAATCCAGCAGTATTTGTACaaccacagaatggttggagtagaaaaggaccttaaagttcaccacattccatccccctgccatgggcagggacaccttcccatGTTtctccaacctggtcttgaatgCTCTGAGGGATGTGgtagccacagcttctctgggcaacctctgccagcagctcaccaTTCTCACAGGGCAGATTTCTTCCCTATATCCCCTCTAACCCTGCCTCTGGCAGTAGGAAGCCACAAGTGCAACATCCCTGCCAGGACATGATGTCCAGCTCAGTGGTTCAGCCTCACTGCCAGCCGGCACACGGGATCTCTAGGATGCCATTTACCTTCTCTTTCCATTCCTCAGTGGTCCCCACAACAGCAGAGACCAGACTGAATCCCAAGGGACAGAGGTGCTGGGctcactgctgcctctggaccccagctctgctggcccagcaccagtgctgagcagaaatGAGCTGTTctgccctccagctgctgcccagctcctggctgtaAACCAACCAAAAGGCTTGAACAGAAAGCATCAGTCCCAATACACGTCAGGGAATGATGGtgcaaaaggaggaaaagatcTGGTTTCTCAGACCTGCAGAGTCCTGCCTGAGCCAGTCCATTGAAAATGGGAAGATTCAATTTCAAAGGACATGGTTTATCCAGCCCTGGGACCACAGCAtagccagggcagagccatgaTGGAGagagagctgctcctcagccaagCCAGCCTTGAGAGAAAAAGGCTGAGCAGAAACACACTCAATATTCAACTTGCAGGTTGGGCCATGGTTAGTCCGGATCCAGAACAGCCCACTGCCCTGTAGGCAGCCAGCAAGATGTGACTGCTGGTCTGGAATGTGCCACACAGCAACAGCTTCTCCTTGGTTACCAGCTGTGTGGAGAGCAGAACATGACAAAGCTCTGGAGAAGGCAGCATTTCCATGGAGCAGTGTCCTGACCATCACAGCGGGACAGGGGGACAAGGGCTTGGAGGCCAGGGAAGTGCTCCATGGAAACAGCAGAGCACTTCCACCCCAGAGGTTGGGGACCTCTTAACCTTGGTCCTGGTTGTCCCCAGGCTGGATACCTGAAGCTGGCCTAGCACTGAACCTCAGCCACATGTTCAACTGTGGGACCCAGGCAATCTGAGTTACACATCTCCTGAAGTGActgccctggagctggaggTTGCTGCTCCAGGATAACCAGCAGGTGAAACTCTTGGCAGAGGAAATAGATTCACCCAAAGCTTCCTGAAGAGAGCTTAAAAATGACTCAGGTGAGTCAACCTCCTGTGCCTCTGCACAGTGTGTGACATCTCCAGGTGCTGCATTTTTGCAGAGACTTCCAAGCACCCATTGTCCTGTCTGCTACAAGAGTGTAGTAAAATCCTCAATCAAAATTCCCAGCTGATAAAGCTCATCTGTGGATCTGTAAATTCCCAACTCATAAACCCCATCTGTGGATCTGTAGAACATCTAAGACCACAACTCTGCTTACAGATCAGGAGACAAAGCACTTGCTCAACCTCCTGGAAAGCTGCAAAGTTTTGGCAGGAGAGTCctaaatactgaaaaaattcTCAGAGATCAGGAGGTGGGCAAAAatataaactttttttaaaatgtgaagtatTGGGTTAGTTTTCCTTGTCATTGCCACGTAGAGGCTTTTCTTGCAGCACACCTTGCAGTGCCCTCAGGTGCTCTGCAATGGCCAGGACCACTGCAGCCAAGAGGTGGAGGAATTAATGGGACCACCCTCAGGTGCTGTGGGGTCATTCTGCAGAGATGACTGTATACAAGAAAAGGACAAAGCCACAGTTTGTTCTGAAAAAGCTCTTCCTAGGCAGGAAAGatcctcctgctcagcctctgAAACAGCAGCACCGCTCAGTTTTACACCTCAGCAGTCTATTTGCTCATTCTCCTCTGGGAATAACATACAAACGTTTTTGTACaaccacaaaataaataaatcattctCTAACAGCACAAGCAATTCAGCCAAATGTTGAACCTCCTCTTACCTCCACCATCCAGTGCAAGATATTCCCTCTGGATCCTTGCCTTGTGATGTTAAAGCCCTCGAGGATGTTCAGTGCTGAGATCAGTGCAGGACCTGCTTGTGGAGGTGGGGGGGTGAAAACAAGGTGCCCTgtggagggaagagaagaggaatGAAGCTGCTGATTTTGTCAGACACCATCCAGTGAGAGCACTCGCTCATGAGGACAGGGAAACCCTTCCTGATTCAAGGGGAAATAATAGAAAGCAACATGATTTGAGAAGGGTTTCCCAGAACATCCttgttgtatttttctgtttcttcatgaAGGATGAAGGAAGCCCAAACAGGGATGCTTTTTTACCTCTGAAATTTAGTTCTCATTGGTTGGCTGTTGGTTTCTAGACTGCAGTATGGAAGAATGGAGATGGAATTGTAGAAAAccagaatggtttggctgggaagggaccttaaagcccatccagtgccatccccgccatgggcagggaccccttccactgtctcaggctgctccaagccccatccaacctggccttggacacttccagggatccaggggcagccacagctgctctgggccctgtgccagggcttcacctccctcacagggaGAGATTGCTTCCTAACATCTATTCtaaatctcttcttttttaGTCTGAAatcattccccttgtcctgtcactctcTGCCCATGCTAAAAGTCACTTTCCCTCATTTTTTATAAACCTCTTTTACATACTGGAAGGCTACCTAAAACATTTGCAACATTACAGCTCTAAGGAGGGTAAATACAGGGACTGCTAGAAAATATCGACATTTTAGAAACTTCTTGCATAAAGttagcttttttccctttgggaacTGTCTTCAACTATAGGTCCAGCTTCTATTGAGATGTTGCAACAAGATATGACCATGTTGCATCTTTAGACCTCCAAgggaaaaaacatttcaaagtgCTGAAAATCTCCTGAGCCACCCATGATGCATCAGTGTCAGCAGGGAATAGCAGGAAACTGTCTGGAAGGCCTTTCTGCAGACATTTCAGCACAGCTTTGACTTTCTGCAGACATTTCAGCACAGCTTTGACTTCAACTCTTGTTCaatgctgctgccacccctTGCAAGGTGAAGAAAATCTTCCCCTGGAGCTTGCATGGCTCCAGGGTGAGGGTGTACCTCGATAGATTGTGTGCACAGGGTCCTCCACAGTGACACTGTAATTGCTGAAATCCTCCTCCACCAAGACTCCTCCATAGCTGTGGACCTGCACGAGAGCAAAGCAGCACACACTGAGCAGCCTGGGCCAAGGCTCTGTGCAACACACCCTCACTGTCAAACACACTCCACTGAGATCCCTGAGCAAGTGCCAGCTTCCTTGGGGTACCCTGGAAATCTGTGCTTTCACAGACCTGGGGACCTGGCTCACTGTTCATCACGGTAGGCTCTGCACTCCACTCCAAAAGCTCACCCACCCCAAGGGTGCTCCCAGGACATTCTGTCTGCCCAGGAAGATGGGGAttggccctgccctgcagcctccctgccctggctggcaaACAGGACGGTGCTAAGGGGCATTGAACACTGCCAGGATTATGGGTCCAGGAGACAAGGAGCTTGGGTGCCGCAGGTGGCCATCACTAGAAATATCAACTAAAAAAATCACCGTTCTCACtctatttgaaattatttcatctgACAGTGAGTCTGCTGTAGCCTTGGTTTTCCTGTAAGATTCCTGTCAGAGGTACAATGTACCAGGGTTGGCACAGGAAAGATGGGCCTTTCCCTCCACTGCAGGTCTTCTGTGGTTGAGTCACGACGGAGATGAGGGAGGACTATCAAAGGGTGGtggggcactgcccaggctccccagggaatgggcatggccccaaggctgccagagctccaggagtgtctGGACAATGCTCTCGGGGagagggtgggattgttgggatgCCTGCAAGCTCTGATCTCTAACCCAGCTAGCTTCCTTGGCACGAAAACTCCTCTGGCAAAACTGAATCACTGGAGCAGGACAGCTAATGCAGGACATGCTGTGGGGCCAGAATGTCAAGCAACCCCAAAGCTGCTAAAGATGTCTCTCTTACTTGGGATCCCTGTTTCCTTCCCAGAGAAAAGGCTGGTTggaccccagggctgtgctgagccaggaCCTGGCTCCCCAGACCCAGCCAGTGGGGAATGGGGCACAAGGAgcagagaaaggggaagaagCCCCAGTCAGCCACACAGCAgacatcccaaattcccaagaGAGCACTATTTTGCACCTGTGCCTGGAAGCAAAGAGTGGGTGTTTTGGAGCTGTTGATTTCACCAGATGGatgccctccctgtgctggaacAATAAACGCTTTGTGAAGGCAGCACTTTGCTCTGCAACCAAAGCTGGAATTGTGCACTGGATCCCAGAGCTTGTCAGGATCTTTGATATGGCAACCCTGCGCCTGGCTTCCCCACAGGGAATTTGTGCTTCTCTGTGGCAGCCCCCAGGTCAGGGCAACACAGTGACAAAGCAGGGTTTAGCTGTGGAGATGCTCACAAGCTTGTgactcctcctgctcctcatcccTCACCTCTGCTGTAGTTCAGGTGAATTGTAGATTTCCAAACACAGAGCCCACAGACATCTGAGGCTTGAGTGGAATGAACATATTCCAGATTCTAGATGAGCTATTGAAGGAGCACCACTTGAGCCACGGTGGCACAAAAAAATGGTGCTCCAAATACCCCAACTGCAGCCACATAGATATAAAAATTGTTATGGTTTGTTGGGGGCTTTTACCAGCAGAATTACTTTGTCTGttctggcagccccaggccagcAGGTGCCAGGGGCAGTCCTGGCTCACCTCAGAGATCATCTCCTGGGTCAAGTTCCCACTGTAGAAGGCTGCCACCCCTTctgcccccagcagctgcagcacggCCGCCAGGTCCAGGCGCCGGACgaacatcccaggcagcaggggctgcccaccTGGCAGGAAGAGCTCCTGGAATCGCTCAGAGTAGTTCAGGTCCTTCAGTTCACTCAGAGCTTTGGCTGCAGGTGAGAAGGGGAAGGACATCCAGAAAAAGCAGGGGTCAGGAAGGCACAAAGGACCTGGAGTCACTGTGCACCTGATGGGGATGTTGGaggcctgctgctgcctctggcccTATTGCAAAACTAGAGGGGAGCTGGACCACTGGTCCTTTGGAACTGGGAAAGAAACCCAAAGAAACCCCAGAACCCTTCCCTGTCTAGCCCTGAGCACTGCCCAgtgtggctgctctgccctggctctaCCCAGCCATGGCAAAGGGCTCTGGTTTGGCCGCCACCATGCTGTCCCTGGCAGACTGTGGCTCACGCATTGCTCAGCTCCCAACACCATCCAATCTCCACATCCACAAAATCCTGATTTCCCATGACTAACCCCCTGTATCCCCAGCTGCCTTGCACAGTGAACTGCCCTGAGCTGCCCATCAGGTACTCACCCAGGTCATGTGTGACATTAAAGCCATTCTGGGCGACACCAGCCGTGAGGTGAAGCAGCTCGGACCAGGGGAGCCTGCCAAGGGAGAGAGGACAAGGAGAAACGGGCCTTGGAGGGGTGCAGTGGGGCAGGGTGGTGGAGAGCTAGCACAGGGCTTGGCTTTACAGTCAGGGGCTCCTGGGACATCAGGCTGTGGGGCCAACAGTGGCCAAAAGGAGCACTGAGCTTTCAGTGCTTCTCCTTAAGAGGATCATGTCAGTGCTCCAGGATGTGCCCAAGAGAGGAATGGCAGCGCATGGATGGGGgaagagctgtgccagcagcaaaAGCTCAAGCCAAGCTGTGGTCGTGAGCAAGTCATTCAGATCCCTCTGTATCCCAACAGAGCACCAAGGACGGGCACACCTCTTAGGGTCCAACTAAAGAGACAATGCAAATGCACAGACATGGGAGGCcatgtgctgcagctctgacagaACATTGATTGTACATCTTCTTAGCCGACAGTTCACTTTGCAGAAAACATGACcaagctgaatttttttctttttacatgaaaaataagcaaaaaaccaaacatctCTTTCAACACAAGCCTCTAAGTACTTCTTAGGTGATGGTTTTGACTGGTGGCTGAGAACATGGTGTGATGGTAAGGGCTCGTGcgctcccagctcctcacaggggccccagggcacagcctgagccagcCTGATGTCTTACCTGCCATGTAACTGGTGTGCCTGGTGCATTCCTAGGATCATGCCTGGTACCCCTACGAGCAGACCTGGCTGTAAAAcaggaaagacaaaaaaggaagagagtAGTCTCCTTTACAAGAGGACAGGGGACATGATCCCCAACTGCAACGGGAGGTGCAAATCATGTTTACTTTGCAATTATCTGCATAGTTAGGAGATGGGAAGAGTCTGTAGCAACACACTTTACTATGGAATAAAAGGTTTTGGAAGGAGAGTGGCAAATTCAATCTTGTTATCAACCCAGTTTGGTCAGGAGAGATAACTCAGCAGAACAACCTGGGATTatgctccttcctgctcttgtCCTCCCAGCGCCCTGCTGCCACAGAGATGTACCTCTTTACTCCCCAAAGCTCTGCAGGCATTTCGGGGCTGATAAAGAAGTGTTTTCCCTAGATTCCGCACGTCTGTAGGGCCCAGGATCTCCCATGATGAGAGAGACCTCttgctgctttgctgagcatctgcCCCTCAGCCTGAAAGCTGGAGGGAGGAGATCTGGAGACAATGGCTGCGGGACACTGGTTCTCACCTTGGTGTCCTGCTTCAGGTCCCCTTCCAGTGGGATGCCCAGGGGAGCCACCTCACGGAAGTCGATCACCCAGCTCCTGTTCTTGCGGATGTCGTGGACCAGCATCACCCCGCCCCTGCGGCGAGACAGCGTCAGGGCGTGGCAccggctgctcctgcagcagccgcGGCCACGTGGCTCAGGTGGCACTGAGGCCAGGGCAGCCCGGTGAGACAAGGGGCACTGTGCCAGGTCAccagcctcagcagggccacGGGGTGGCCGGAGTAGCAGTGAATGCTGCTGTCCTTGCCTAGGGCACACACCAGGACAGCCAAGGCAGGGTTGGTGTGGGACACAGGCAGCCCTGCGCTGAGCCTGGTGAGGCTGGAGcagtccctgcctgcctggTCATGGAGCCACTGGCTCTGTTCCACTGCCGGGTTGGGACCATCTgggattttctttctcatttgaGCAGTTTTGCAACAAAAGAGGGTGTCTGCTTACAGCCACAATGGGTGGTGCAACTGGAGCAGTGATCGGGTGGCTTCGGTATATACAAtgctgctgagccctcctgcagagccaggagcgcCAGGCTCATGTGGATGCCACCCTGGGAATGAGGGCTGGGAGAAGGACAACCATCCCTGGCAGCttcctggagctgggcttggaCCTCAGCCTCAGGAGCAGAGCTTGTGGAAggcaggactgcagctctgAAAGCACTGGGGCTGAGCCCGGGGTGTTTGtagctcagggcacagctcccatgGCTGGGGGGCCATgtctccctctgcccctcaccAGCTCTCTCGAGCCTGGGGCTTGGTTGCTCCCTGCAACCACTACAGTAGAAACAATTCCCTGCCTGGAGTCTCTGTCCTGTGttgacagcacagagcacaggaaggGTCACTGTGACAGACGTGGACACATCCACTGCCTGATGTCAGAGCCCTGGCACGGAGGCATttctcagctgcagagggactttttacaagggcagaTGGTGACAGAAcgagggggaatggctttacaCTGACAGGGGGCAGGTTTACATCAGGTATTTGGAAGAAATATTCCTCTGAGCAGGAGGTAGGGAAACCAGGCACTGGTACAGcctgcctcatccctggcagtgtccaaggccaggctggatggggcttgcagcgacctgggatagtggaaggtgtccctgtccatggcagggggtgggactggatgggctttaaggcctctccaacccaaaccattctgggattctgtgaaaccACTCCCTTGGGGACAGCCAAAGACAAGAGCAGAGGGCGAATGCCCCACACTTaccctcccagccctgaggtGTGGGGGTTGACGATGCCGGCGCAGAGGGCTGAGGCGATGGCCGCGTCCACCGAGGAGCCGTGCCTGGCCAGCACGTGTGTGCCCAGCGCCGTGCAGCGTGCCGTGTCTGTCACCACGGCGCCGCGGTGGAACAGCTGCGGGACAgagagggcacagctgggcactgctgctcctgccagcctctGCCCCCACCAATGTGGCACTTGAGGCCTGGGGCCAGAGCCAGGGCCATGGCTGATCCAACAAATGCCAGTGGGCACCGTGTGTCCCTTGGCACATCCCCGCTCCAGGGTAGCTgcaggcagccacagccaccagtTCAAACAGCTTTCCACACTTcgtgtgccaggctgggggggCCACgtctccctctgcccctcaccagcacagagctgtccctgtgttGCAGCCAGGCAGCCACCAGGAATGGGGATACAGCTGTAAAGGATGAAGCAGGACCCCGGAACCACAGCATGTTCTTTTCCttgtgccagagctgtgctaATGCAGTCCCATGATATTTTAAAGAGTTGATTTCATCCCTATGGCACAAATTGCAGCATCTCAACAAGAGCCAGGCTGGCCTGGGGACATGCAAAGACAGAAGGGCCATGGCTACATGTGGAGATGATGATGGTGACTCCTGGCTACTGTGACCCTGGCAGAGGTTCTGCAGGAGGATCCAATTCTGTGGCCATACTGTCTTGGCTGTGCAATCTAGCACTGGGCCGTGGGACAGATTAGCAGGAGGTTCACCTCTGTTTTCAGCTACTTCCCTTCTTAGTCCTGGATGAATCTTCCAGAGGTGAATCTGGGCACGTATGCCCATAATCCATAAAACTCTGTCCACATGGACAAGATGCCTACTGTTTAACTAAGtattattttctgaaagcacACCCACCTGGTTCAAACTAcagctgcagtcacagcagtggggttttctgttcccccccagcagcaccccgaAACCTGCCTGACACAGCCCCCCAACTCTGGCCATGGGGCAAGCTCTGAGAGTCTGGCTTGGCTCTCCAAGCACCACCTCCAGGTGCAGGAAAAGGCTTTCAAGCCAATTTGGGGTGGAACCAGCAGGAGACTGAGCACCCAGGGCCTCACTGACACCAGCCATGGCTCTCCAGTACTTCTCTTGCCAAACTACGGACCAGGAGAAAAGTCAGGGAGCTCTCCCATCTTTGGAGCCAAAGCCCAACCATAAAGCCACTGTTTTGTCTTACCTGAGGGTCCCCAAAATAGATCTGCATGATGAGGGCCACAGTGACACCTGTGGCAAAGGTCAGGCAGGCAGTGATGATGACGGTCAGCCCATCCTGCCGGCAGCTGCAGTCTCCTGAGAAGGGGTCCTTGCTGGtctcctgcagaggggacacGTCCTGGCTCCCCATCTCTGAGGAGGACGAGGGCAGGCGCTGGAGACGTGCAGACTTCAGGAAGGAGTCTGGGTCTTTGTGGGCAACAGGGAGAAAACAGGTGTGAGTTATTGAGCAATTTGGGGCTCTTATTGCAGTGTTTACCCAGCACTAACATTACACTGACCCCCTTCCGGCATGGCTATCACCTTCCCTATTGA from Haemorhous mexicanus isolate bHaeMex1 chromosome 18, bHaeMex1.pri, whole genome shotgun sequence harbors:
- the GGT7 gene encoding glutathione hydrolase 7 isoform X2: MGSQDVSPLQETSKDPFSGDCSCRQDGLTVIITACLTFATGVTVALIMQIYFGDPQLFHRGAVVTDTARCTALGTHVLARHGSSVDAAIASALCAGIVNPHTSGLGGGGVMLVHDIRKNRSWVIDFREVAPLGIPLEGDLKQDTKPGLLVGVPGMILGMHQAHQLHGRLPWSELLHLTAGVAQNGFNVTHDLAKALSELKDLNYSERFQELFLPGGQPLLPGMFVRRLDLAAVLQLLGAEGVAAFYSGNLTQEMISEVHSYGGVLVEEDFSNYSVTVEDPVHTIYRGHLVFTPPPPQAGPALISALNILEGFNITRQGSRGNILHWMVETLKIALSLASNLGDPSGDVSVTHTAEGMVSKSEANSLRQLINDSQSFLSMPPSPLESGAAASQVLVMGPDDFIVAVVSSLNRPFGSGIVTPSGILLNSQMLDFSWQNNTMNHSIPRPQNLPRPGKRPRSFLLPTIVRPSEGMCGTYLCLAANHGDRALSSIVQVLVNVLTFNKNLSESLSLGRLHPQLQSNTLQVDSEFPEEDIEFLVARGHQVDKVPVVSLVHGARRTNSFIIGLKDPRSADAAGATIL
- the GGT7 gene encoding glutathione hydrolase 7 isoform X1, whose amino-acid sequence is MAVPEAVPGRQRALAAGSPVDYMSITSFPRLPEEEPSGAAESGLRARKEEDAFLGEQDTDPDSFLKSARLQRLPSSSSEMGSQDVSPLQETSKDPFSGDCSCRQDGLTVIITACLTFATGVTVALIMQIYFGDPQLFHRGAVVTDTARCTALGTHVLARHGSSVDAAIASALCAGIVNPHTSGLGGGGVMLVHDIRKNRSWVIDFREVAPLGIPLEGDLKQDTKPGLLVGVPGMILGMHQAHQLHGRLPWSELLHLTAGVAQNGFNVTHDLAKALSELKDLNYSERFQELFLPGGQPLLPGMFVRRLDLAAVLQLLGAEGVAAFYSGNLTQEMISEVHSYGGVLVEEDFSNYSVTVEDPVHTIYRGHLVFTPPPPQAGPALISALNILEGFNITRQGSRGNILHWMVETLKIALSLASNLGDPSGDVSVTHTAEGMVSKSEANSLRQLINDSQSFLSMPPSPLESGAAASQVLVMGPDDFIVAVVSSLNRPFGSGIVTPSGILLNSQMLDFSWQNNTMNHSIPRPQNLPRPGKRPRSFLLPTIVRPSEGMCGTYLCLAANHGDRALSSIVQVLVNVLTFNKNLSESLSLGRLHPQLQSNTLQVDSEFPEEDIEFLVARGHQVDKVPVVSLVHGARRTNSFIIGLKDPRSADAAGATIL